In one Patescibacteria group bacterium genomic region, the following are encoded:
- a CDS encoding UDP-N-acetylmuramoyl-tripeptide--D-alanyl-D-alanine ligase, with product MRKLIQLKLKILAKLILKKYKPKIIGITGSVGKTSAKEAVYTVLKTKFNVRRNIKNYNNEIGLPLTIIGADSPGKSIFGWAGVFFKALGLILFKDKNYPKILILEMGVDRPGDMKYLMKIVNVDIGIVTLISHSHEEFFENVKEIQKEKSLLVENLRPGGWAILNFDNELARELGARSKVKVLSYGFKEGAMLRARELVFSFEKSKDIKNLLGISFKLTYNGSFVPVLLPRVIGYNSIYAALAAAAVGITMEMNLVEISRAMREFDSPNGRMNLVNGIKHTLIIDDTYNSSPISAMSALDIVAKISLAKGARRFAVLGDMLELGRYSEEGHREVGRYVVKSGVNKLIAVGERARDIARSAESAGMRRDDIFQYTDAAEAGRFIQQRIQQGDLILVKGSQGMRLEKIVKEIMAEPMRAKELLVRQEEEWGNDN from the coding sequence ATGCGTAAATTAATCCAATTAAAATTAAAAATTTTGGCAAAGCTGATTTTAAAGAAATATAAGCCGAAAATTATCGGTATTACGGGCAGTGTGGGGAAAACCAGCGCGAAGGAGGCGGTTTATACCGTGCTAAAGACCAAATTTAATGTCCGGCGCAATATAAAGAATTATAATAATGAAATCGGCCTGCCTTTGACGATTATCGGCGCGGATTCGCCGGGGAAATCAATTTTCGGCTGGGCCGGAGTCTTTTTTAAGGCCCTTGGCTTGATTTTATTCAAAGACAAAAATTATCCGAAAATTTTAATTTTGGAAATGGGAGTGGACCGGCCGGGCGATATGAAATATTTAATGAAAATCGTTAATGTGGACATCGGCATAGTGACCTTAATCAGCCATTCTCACGAAGAATTTTTTGAGAATGTAAAGGAAATCCAGAAAGAAAAGAGTTTGCTTGTAGAAAATCTAAGGCCGGGCGGCTGGGCAATTTTAAATTTTGACAATGAACTCGCTCGCGAACTGGGAGCAAGAAGCAAAGTTAAGGTTCTTTCCTATGGCTTTAAAGAAGGCGCGATGTTAAGGGCGCGGGAATTGGTTTTCAGTTTTGAAAAATCAAAAGACATAAAGAATTTATTGGGCATAAGCTTTAAATTGACTTATAACGGCTCTTTTGTGCCGGTTCTTTTGCCGCGGGTAATCGGCTATAATTCCATTTATGCCGCTTTGGCTGCGGCCGCGGTCGGCATTACGATGGAAATGAATTTGGTGGAGATTTCCAGGGCGATGCGCGAATTTGATTCTCCGAATGGCCGGATGAATTTAGTCAACGGCATAAAGCATACTTTGATTATTGACGATACCTATAATTCCTCGCCGATCTCGGCAATGTCGGCCCTGGATATTGTCGCTAAAATTTCCCTTGCCAAGGGAGCCAGAAGGTTTGCGGTTTTGGGCGATATGCTGGAATTGGGCAGATACAGCGAAGAGGGCCACAGAGAAGTCGGCCGTTACGTCGTCAAATCCGGCGTAAACAAATTGATCGCGGTCGGAGAAAGGGCCCGGGATATTGCTAGGAGCGCCGAAAGCGCCGGAATGCGCAGAGATGACATTTTTCAATATACTGACGCGGCTGAAGCCGGCCGTTTTATTCAGCAAAGAATCCAGCAAGGGGATTTGATACTGGTCAAGGGCTCGCAAGGCA
- a CDS encoding penicillin-binding protein 2 gives MRLWRKPKQNIGIARNNNRLNLIIAIVFLLGGSILYKLYGLQVREYDLYTAMAGSQHQVYSELQPERGKIFLTDRKQGSGHEELYPFAVNKDFALVYAIPKELEEPEVLADKLFIVFKQEGVEKEVDDLLKKEEKEKLDNELAYVASLNLPGEERGKREAEVRTRLESLKSDEKYRETLAIRREAEINLRKEKIIGDYLVILKKKDDPYEPLEKKVDEKTLKKLYSLLLSGEEKKIEEDNFEIKNGVIFVNDQGGENSKAKEAKFTGLAYAMKSYRSYPENNIGSHVLGFTSYAEEEPRGKYGLEGFFDKELFGQYGSIKAERGAGKDLVIVNDREYKKPVDGSDLVLTINRSVQFRVCQKLNEAALRHGADGGSVIVMEPETGAVIAMCSYPDFDPNNYDKVKDISVFNNPAIFSQYEPGSVFKPITMAAALDQGKVTPETSYNDEGQVMIVGWPKPLKNSDFDTFGGHGEVNMTEVLENSLNTGAIFAMQQTGPEIFADYVKKFGFGEKTGIELSGESLGDIRNLTASKIKPIDSAVASYGQGMSVTPLQLTAAYAAIANGGILMKPYIVKEINHPDGTKEITRPEEVRRVISEKAATILGGMLVNVVEEGHGQRAGVKGYYVAGKTGTAQVARKDGRGYETGAHIGSFAGFAPADDPQFAMLVRIDNPRDVSWAESSAAPLFGEIADFLLQYYQVPKVRE, from the coding sequence ATGAGGTTATGGAGAAAACCAAAACAAAATATCGGCATTGCCCGCAATAATAATCGCCTTAATTTGATAATAGCGATTGTTTTTTTATTAGGCGGTTCGATTCTATACAAATTATACGGCTTGCAGGTGCGGGAATATGATTTGTATACGGCTATGGCCGGCAGCCAACACCAGGTTTATAGCGAATTGCAGCCGGAGCGAGGCAAGATTTTTTTAACTGACCGCAAACAGGGTTCGGGCCATGAAGAATTATATCCTTTCGCCGTTAACAAAGACTTCGCCCTGGTCTATGCCATCCCCAAGGAATTGGAAGAGCCGGAGGTATTGGCGGATAAATTATTTATTGTTTTTAAGCAGGAAGGGGTTGAGAAGGAAGTGGATGATTTATTAAAAAAAGAAGAGAAAGAAAAGCTTGACAACGAGCTTGCTTATGTCGCCAGCCTTAATTTGCCGGGAGAGGAGAGGGGCAAAAGGGAGGCGGAGGTAAGAACAAGATTGGAATCTTTGAAATCCGATGAAAAATACCGGGAGACTTTAGCCATTAGAAGGGAGGCGGAAATTAATTTGAGGAAAGAAAAAATCATAGGCGACTACCTGGTGATTTTAAAAAAGAAAGACGATCCCTACGAGCCTCTTGAAAAAAAAGTTGATGAAAAGACGTTAAAAAAATTATACAGCCTTCTTTTGAGCGGCGAGGAGAAAAAAATTGAAGAAGATAATTTTGAGATAAAAAATGGAGTTATTTTTGTTAATGATCAGGGAGGTGAAAACAGCAAAGCGAAAGAAGCGAAATTCACAGGGTTGGCCTATGCGATGAAGTCTTATCGTTCTTATCCGGAAAACAATATCGGTTCCCACGTTCTGGGATTTACCAGCTACGCCGAAGAAGAGCCAAGAGGAAAATATGGACTGGAAGGATTTTTTGACAAAGAACTTTTCGGCCAATACGGCTCAATCAAGGCCGAACGGGGAGCGGGGAAAGATTTGGTTATAGTAAATGACAGAGAGTATAAGAAGCCGGTTGACGGCAGTGATTTAGTTTTGACTATCAACCGTTCGGTTCAGTTCAGGGTTTGCCAAAAACTGAATGAAGCCGCGCTTCGGCACGGAGCGGACGGGGGAAGCGTTATTGTTATGGAGCCAGAAACCGGCGCCGTGATTGCCATGTGCTCTTATCCGGATTTTGACCCCAATAATTATGACAAAGTTAAAGACATAAGCGTTTTTAACAATCCGGCGATTTTTTCCCAATACGAACCCGGCTCGGTTTTCAAGCCCATCACCATGGCCGCTGCTTTGGACCAGGGAAAAGTTACCCCAGAAACCAGCTATAATGACGAGGGACAGGTTATGATTGTGGGCTGGCCCAAGCCCCTGAAAAATTCGGATTTTGACACTTTCGGCGGGCATGGCGAGGTTAATATGACCGAGGTTTTAGAAAATTCTTTGAATACCGGCGCGATTTTCGCCATGCAGCAGACAGGACCGGAAATTTTTGCTGATTATGTGAAAAAATTCGGTTTTGGCGAGAAAACCGGGATAGAATTATCCGGAGAAAGTTTGGGGGACATCAGAAATTTAACCGCTTCCAAGATAAAGCCGATTGACTCGGCTGTAGCTTCTTACGGGCAGGGCATGAGCGTTACTCCTTTGCAGCTAACCGCCGCCTACGCCGCGATTGCCAACGGCGGTATTTTGATGAAGCCTTATATTGTTAAAGAAATTAACCATCCGGACGGGACAAAGGAAATTACCCGGCCCGAAGAAGTCAGGAGAGTGATTTCTGAAAAAGCCGCCACTATTTTGGGCGGTATGCTGGTTAATGTGGTGGAGGAAGGGCATGGCCAAAGGGCCGGAGTTAAAGGTTATTATGTCGCCGGCAAGACCGGCACGGCCCAGGTGGCCAGGAAAGACGGCCGCGGCTATGAGACCGGCGCCCATATTGGTTCTTTTGCCGGATTTGCTCCGGCCGATGACCCGCAGTTTGCGATGCTGGTGCGGATTGACAATCCGCGCGATGTTTCCTGGGCCGAATCTTCGGCCGCGCCGTTATTTGGCGAAATTGCCGACTTTCTGCTACAATATTATCAGGTACCCAAAGTTAGAGAATAA
- the rsmH gene encoding 16S rRNA (cytosine(1402)-N(4))-methyltransferase RsmH, whose product MEYKHTPVMLKEVLEYLNPQTGQFFIDCTLGGAGYTMEIAKRVGEAGKVLAIDLDEAAVENARRLISGEKLDNIILANENFKNLSKIIKEYFKEERSAGRFNGIVFDLGLSSAQLEDPRRGFSFQLADAPLDMSFGPLAGRKTDEIINGWPKADLEKIIREYGEERFAKRIAAAIIKRRREKKIRTIGELTEIIAGAAPKRHVNGKIHPATRVFQALRIATNDELENLKQALPAAVKSLAKGGRLAIVSFHSLEDRIVKRFFKEEARDCLCPPSFPVCQCGHKAGLKIITKKAVKPSEKEIKNNPRSRSARLRVAEKL is encoded by the coding sequence ATGGAATATAAACATACGCCAGTAATGCTAAAGGAGGTTTTGGAGTATTTGAATCCGCAAACAGGACAATTTTTTATTGATTGCACTTTGGGCGGAGCCGGCTACACCATGGAAATCGCCAAGCGGGTGGGGGAGGCCGGAAAAGTATTGGCGATTGATCTTGACGAAGCGGCGGTAGAGAACGCCCGCCGATTAATTTCCGGAGAGAAATTGGATAATATAATTTTAGCAAATGAAAACTTCAAAAATTTATCAAAAATTATCAAGGAATATTTTAAAGAGGAACGTTCGGCTGGCCGGTTTAACGGGATTGTATTTGATTTGGGTTTATCATCAGCTCAACTCGAAGACCCACGCCGAGGATTTTCTTTCCAGCTGGCTGATGCGCCGTTAGACATGTCTTTTGGCCCCTTGGCCGGGCGGAAGACCGATGAAATAATAAACGGCTGGCCAAAGGCGGATTTGGAAAAAATTATCAGGGAATACGGCGAAGAGAGATTTGCCAAAAGGATCGCCGCGGCCATAATTAAGAGAAGAAGAGAAAAAAAAATCAGAACAATAGGCGAATTGACGGAAATTATCGCTGGCGCCGCGCCTAAAAGACATGTAAACGGCAAGATTCATCCGGCCACCCGCGTTTTTCAGGCTTTGCGCATCGCCACTAACGATGAATTGGAAAATTTGAAACAGGCCCTGCCCGCGGCGGTTAAATCGCTGGCCAAAGGAGGCCGATTGGCGATTGTTTCTTTCCATAGCTTGGAGGATAGGATAGTAAAGAGATTTTTCAAGGAAGAGGCCAGGGATTGCCTCTGCCCGCCAAGTTTTCCGGTCTGCCAATGCGGGCACAAAGCCGGCTTAAAAATAATCACTAAAAAAGCCGTAAAGCCCAGCGAAAAAGAAATTAAAAATAATCCGCGTTCCCGAAGCGCTCGCCTAAGGGTGGCGGAAAAACTTTAA
- the mraZ gene encoding division/cell wall cluster transcriptional repressor MraZ, giving the protein MFIGEYQHSLDSKGRLAVPAKFRVLLKGGAVVTRGLDNCLFLYPKKQWEVLATKLANLPISQAKARAFSRLMLAGAMDVEFDNQGRITLPGYLRKFAGLKKKSIIAGLYDRLEIWDEAIWNKYKSGTEKQSSDIAEALGELGV; this is encoded by the coding sequence ATGTTCATCGGCGAATACCAACACAGCCTGGATAGCAAAGGAAGACTCGCTGTCCCGGCTAAGTTCAGGGTTTTACTTAAAGGCGGAGCGGTTGTTACCAGGGGATTGGACAACTGCCTTTTTTTGTATCCCAAAAAACAATGGGAGGTTCTGGCAACTAAATTAGCTAACCTGCCAATCAGCCAGGCCAAGGCCCGGGCTTTTTCCCGTTTGATGCTGGCCGGCGCCATGGACGTTGAATTTGATAATCAGGGCCGGATTACTCTGCCGGGTTATTTAAGGAAGTTTGCCGGCCTGAAAAAAAAGTCAATCATCGCCGGGCTTTATGACCGTCTGGAAATTTGGGATGAGGCAATCTGGAATAAATATAAATCCGGAACGGAAAAACAAAGTAGCGATATCGCCGAAGCTTTGGGAGAATTAGGGGTTTAA
- a CDS encoding four helix bundle protein, with the protein MEKGIAGDDREKFKKEFARRIHNFILDLIKFIDGLDKKDSTCKIIGQNQLLRSGTSMGGNYFEAQAASSINDFVNYFRISLKSANETKFWLILLRDAGKCDRNLANNLLKELTEISSILAKSIKTIKSKK; encoded by the coding sequence ATGGAAAAGGGGATTGCCGGAGATGACAGAGAGAAATTCAAAAAAGAGTTTGCGCGAAGAATTCACAATTTTATTTTAGATTTAATTAAGTTTATTGATGGTTTAGACAAGAAAGATTCTACTTGCAAAATAATCGGCCAAAATCAATTGTTAAGGAGCGGTACCAGTATGGGCGGAAACTATTTTGAAGCCCAGGCGGCCAGTTCAATAAATGATTTTGTGAATTATTTTAGAATATCTTTAAAATCAGCCAATGAAACAAAATTTTGGTTAATTCTGTTGAGAGATGCGGGCAAGTGTGATAGAAATTTGGCTAATAATTTGTTAAAGGAGTTAACGGAAATATCAAGCATCTTAGCGAAAAGTATAAAAACGATAAAGTCTAAAAAATAA
- a CDS encoding T9SS type A sorting domain-containing protein — protein sequence MKYHKRRGIAMKKAILSIATGLVLSANVFAAETPLYIFTGAVACLGITDGSVQYSKVPVEPDTVFAQGEDVLVLAEFKNVVGKHRFRVKKFLDGISYGEATTGWKNEEEKWVWDYSYFVPSQLEARPGRWKFVIYFGKKDGTFVEVGEANFRVRREDSPYTFTGAVACLGIADGSVQYSKVPVGADSVFTAGDTVYVLAEMTNVYIDHQFAVAVFRNGQYWSGYTSDWKEVGFGWDYSYFTPRQENIRAGAWEFVIYLNKEGVNFQFLARVKFVVNEDEPTAVKEDALIPFSLNQNYPNPFDPATAISFNLGQGNNTRLEVFNSSGQGVATLIDGYLEAGHHSVSWNAAGLSAGIYFTRLRSGNFTATTKMTLLK from the coding sequence ATGAAATATCACAAGAGAAGGGGAATTGCCATGAAAAAGGCTATTCTTTCCATTGCCACTGGCTTGGTTTTATCAGCCAACGTTTTTGCCGCAGAAACTCCGCTTTATATTTTTACCGGCGCGGTTGCCTGCCTTGGCATTACTGACGGCTCGGTTCAGTATTCCAAGGTGCCGGTTGAGCCCGACACCGTCTTTGCCCAGGGCGAAGATGTTTTGGTTCTGGCCGAATTCAAGAATGTTGTGGGCAAACACCGGTTCCGGGTAAAGAAGTTTTTAGACGGGATTTCCTACGGCGAAGCAACGACCGGCTGGAAAAACGAGGAAGAGAAATGGGTTTGGGATTATTCTTACTTTGTCCCTTCCCAGCTTGAGGCTCGTCCCGGACGCTGGAAATTCGTTATTTACTTTGGGAAGAAGGACGGAACGTTTGTGGAAGTCGGGGAGGCCAATTTCAGAGTTAGGAGAGAAGACTCTCCCTACACTTTTACCGGCGCGGTTGCCTGCCTTGGCATTGCTGATGGCTCAGTTCAGTATTCCAAGGTACCGGTCGGGGCCGATTCGGTTTTTACAGCCGGCGATACCGTCTATGTTTTGGCCGAGATGACCAATGTCTATATTGATCACCAATTCGCAGTCGCGGTTTTTAGGAACGGCCAGTATTGGTCGGGATATACCAGCGACTGGAAAGAAGTCGGTTTCGGCTGGGACTATTCCTATTTTACACCCCGGCAGGAAAATATTCGCGCAGGGGCGTGGGAATTTGTCATCTATCTGAATAAGGAAGGGGTAAACTTTCAATTTCTCGCCAGAGTCAAATTCGTGGTGAACGAAGATGAGCCTACGGCGGTTAAAGAGGATGCGCTCATTCCTTTTTCTCTCAACCAGAATTATCCCAATCCGTTCGATCCCGCCACAGCCATCAGTTTCAATCTTGGCCAAGGCAACAACACTCGTCTAGAGGTTTTTAATTCCTCGGGCCAGGGGGTTGCCACCTTGATTGACGGATATTTGGAGGCCGGTCATCATTCTGTCTCTTGGAATGCTGCCGGTTTGTCGGCCGGGATTTATTTTACCAGACTCCGGTCAGGTAATTTCACGGCCACAACAAAAATGACGCTGTTGAAATAA
- a CDS encoding glycoside hydrolase family 5 protein, which yields MKKVVLILLFILVSFLGLAYSSEKAQAGFLDFFYKIREKLTISGNQVFFAGEPVVLRGVAVGDPYSRQNTYRRTTGDYITIGRDWGANVVRLSVHPSYQKDEKRVKKILSDEVAAARDNNLFVIIDYHVIGFPNGWYKPWPEGGKEGHSYDSNFRTAMDFWKSIAVEYRDDQGIIFEIWNEPADKKTRTWADIKPYWERLRDLIRSQGAANIIIAPGVYWTYDLRGIKDNPLEGKNIGYAWHTYPFSGQYLNWSQALDSLNKYYPVFVTEWGFSADPAKRHYAKKEDYALPFKDYLISEGLNFTAWCWHNPWDPRMFEGNWLNLTPYGEFVKDFLLNAEATEKFNEEINNFLKNGADDNSRRLGEGERRAVVYSFRMAFSRNPETDRDLADIIKIANGRWPSQRSEDAENSAKNNFKKIYKRDPDMGSKNDEAAITIMAYGLRQKAENRNLSSEKQGIENFKNIFGRLPQTTSDWNIMQAITYSGAAR from the coding sequence ATGAAAAAAGTAGTATTAATTTTGCTATTTATATTGGTATCATTTTTAGGTTTAGCTTATTCAAGTGAAAAAGCGCAGGCTGGCTTTTTGGATTTCTTTTATAAAATCAGGGAAAAATTGACTATTTCCGGCAACCAGGTGTTTTTCGCCGGCGAGCCTGTGGTTTTGAGGGGCGTGGCGGTCGGCGATCCTTATTCGCGCCAAAATACTTACAGAAGAACAACCGGCGATTATATAACAATAGGCAGAGACTGGGGCGCCAATGTCGTGCGCCTTTCGGTTCATCCCAGCTACCAGAAAGACGAAAAGAGAGTGAAAAAAATTTTGTCCGACGAAGTGGCCGCCGCCAGGGACAATAATCTATTTGTCATTATTGACTATCACGTTATTGGTTTCCCCAACGGCTGGTATAAACCCTGGCCGGAAGGCGGGAAAGAGGGCCACTCTTATGACAGCAATTTCCGGACCGCCATGGATTTTTGGAAGTCCATAGCCGTAGAATACCGCGATGACCAGGGGATTATTTTTGAAATATGGAATGAGCCGGCGGATAAAAAAACAAGAACCTGGGCGGATATAAAACCCTATTGGGAGCGCCTTCGCGATTTAATCAGAAGCCAGGGCGCGGCCAATATAATTATCGCTCCGGGCGTTTATTGGACCTATGATTTAAGGGGAATAAAAGACAATCCCCTGGAAGGTAAAAATATCGGTTATGCCTGGCATACTTATCCTTTTTCCGGCCAATATTTAAATTGGTCCCAGGCCTTGGATAGCTTAAATAAATATTATCCGGTTTTCGTGACCGAGTGGGGATTCAGCGCCGATCCGGCGAAAAGGCATTACGCGAAAAAGGAAGATTACGCTTTGCCTTTTAAAGATTATCTGATCAGCGAAGGTCTGAATTTTACCGCTTGGTGCTGGCACAATCCCTGGGATCCGAGAATGTTTGAGGGCAATTGGCTGAATTTAACCCCTTACGGGGAATTTGTGAAAGATTTTCTTCTTAATGCCGAAGCAACGGAAAAATTTAACGAAGAAATAAACAATTTTTTGAAAAACGGGGCGGACGATAATTCCCGCCGTTTGGGAGAAGGGGAGAGGCGGGCCGTGGTTTATTCTTTCAGGATGGCTTTTTCCCGCAATCCGGAAACGGACCGGGATTTGGCTGATATTATAAAAATAGCTAACGGCCGCTGGCCGTCGCAAAGAAGCGAGGATGCGGAAAATTCAGCCAAAAATAATTTTAAAAAAATCTATAAGCGCGATCCGGATATGGGCAGTAAAAATGACGAAGCGGCGATAACGATTATGGCTTATGGCTTGCGGCAGAAGGCGGAAAACAGAAATTTATCCAGCGAGAAGCAGGGGATTGAAAATTTTAAAAACATTTTTGGCCGGTTGCCCCAGACAACTTCTGACTGGAATATTATGCAGGCCATTACTTATTCCGGCGCTGCCAGATAA
- a CDS encoding DUF350 domain-containing protein translates to MIILKEYLFTFGWALVGALSMAISLAVMLKVFSWLTPINEWEEIKKGNIGVAIIIASVILSAAIVIGNTII, encoded by the coding sequence ATGATTATTCTCAAAGAGTATCTTTTTACTTTTGGCTGGGCCCTGGTCGGAGCTTTGTCCATGGCGATTTCCCTGGCGGTTATGCTAAAAGTATTCAGCTGGCTTACGCCGATTAACGAATGGGAGGAAATAAAAAAGGGCAATATTGGCGTGGCGATTATTATCGCTTCGGTTATTCTTAGCGCGGCGATTGTTATCGGCAACACCATTATTTAA
- a CDS encoding glycosyltransferase yields MKIFIVWGRETELSRYLAQGLGAELKQVYIKKLGKINLPALIRYCLQTVKTLFILGKGKPEAVIVQNPPIFCALICYFYCTIAGAKLAIDSHTAAFLDRKWIFFHWLFKFVAKGADLNTCHNFKNLAVLKKWGIAPAMVIQFYNPVYKEENLKLEMKDKKITEQLEESKLPIMMVNRFASDDDWSTVLAAANLLPEATFFITGNPSVSLEKRLAKDKPDNACFTGYLTHEEFMRLMWRCRVVLAFTLRPDTVLWSIREIMALGKPFVTTDSEVLRHYFGEAALFTKSAPEELKEKIMLALKNENQIKEKIKFFLEKDKKRWQREIFVANKILNNKK; encoded by the coding sequence ATGAAAATATTTATTGTCTGGGGTCGGGAAACCGAACTTAGCCGTTATCTGGCCCAAGGTTTGGGTGCGGAATTAAAGCAGGTTTATATAAAGAAATTGGGCAAGATTAATTTGCCGGCCTTGATTCGTTATTGCCTCCAAACCGTAAAAACATTGTTTATTTTGGGAAAGGGGAAGCCGGAAGCGGTGATTGTCCAGAATCCGCCGATTTTTTGCGCTTTGATTTGTTATTTTTATTGTACTATAGCCGGAGCCAAATTAGCAATAGACTCCCATACCGCGGCTTTCTTGGACAGGAAGTGGATTTTTTTCCATTGGCTTTTTAAATTTGTAGCCAAGGGGGCGGATTTAAATACCTGCCACAATTTTAAGAACTTGGCTGTCTTGAAAAAATGGGGGATTGCCCCGGCCATGGTAATCCAGTTTTACAATCCGGTTTATAAAGAAGAAAACCTTAAATTGGAAATGAAAGATAAAAAAATAACCGAACAGCTGGAAGAATCAAAACTGCCGATTATGATGGTTAATAGGTTTGCCAGCGACGATGACTGGTCAACCGTTCTGGCCGCGGCCAATCTCCTGCCGGAAGCCACTTTTTTTATCACCGGCAATCCGTCCGTTTCTTTAGAAAAAAGGCTTGCAAAGGACAAGCCGGACAATGCCTGCTTTACCGGTTATCTGACCCATGAAGAATTTATGAGGCTGATGTGGCGCTGCCGGGTTGTCCTTGCTTTTACTTTAAGGCCGGATACAGTCCTTTGGTCAATCCGGGAAATCATGGCTCTGGGCAAGCCGTTTGTCACGACCGATTCCGAAGTTTTAAGGCATTATTTCGGCGAGGCGGCTTTATTTACCAAATCTGCCCCAGAAGAGTTAAAAGAGAAAATTATGCTAGCTTTAAAAAATGAAAATCAGATTAAAGAAAAAATAAAATTTTTTTTAGAAAAAGACAAAAAGAGGTGGCAGAGAGAAATTTTTGTTGCCAATAAAATTTTGAATAATAAAAAATAA
- a CDS encoding O-antigen ligase family protein, translated as MGKTTKILFFILLLFTISFLLLALPGLDWSNDWFFVVASLFLVILLTAGLFSMEKLILALIIILPTALKFNDFKLNPAKIVPYLKNYNLPVNLTAIISLFLIFLAIVAIFENWTKIKTLPLKSIFLLYAIYLIISMAWSTDLGASLSGLIYFLAPLAIYIIAYCYFSSHQGLVKIIFACLASALMPAILAFSQIANKEYFFEPDSSLGRLAGPFVHPNLFGLYLFVILGLALSYFLAKKNKSLKNNLFLFLFAAATAIMLVLTYSRVSWTCLALSFLIFAVMARWLLILLAILTPLAFVITAIFESIKSRVTEIFEVSFFNSWIARKNIWHVSLGEIIKKPIFGHGVGTSEIVIEGAKNWRGGTSLPHNDFLLYGLELGSLGILFFLSYTIGAVYYAGKTYLCLPNENTQINVFGQKIEINFKILAYGVLTIILSLILASFFESASRGLVTQIILWSVLGGLFGLKKTRAM; from the coding sequence ATGGGAAAAACGACAAAAATATTATTCTTCATTCTGCTTCTTTTTACTATCTCTTTTTTGCTTTTGGCTCTGCCCGGCTTAGATTGGAGCAATGACTGGTTTTTTGTCGTTGCTTCTTTATTTCTTGTAATCCTTCTGACTGCCGGGCTGTTCAGTATGGAAAAACTGATCCTGGCTCTCATTATAATTCTGCCAACAGCTTTGAAATTTAACGACTTTAAATTAAATCCGGCAAAAATTGTTCCTTATTTAAAAAACTATAACCTGCCCGTAAACCTTACGGCTATTATTTCTTTATTTCTAATCTTTCTCGCTATTGTGGCGATTTTTGAAAATTGGACGAAAATAAAAACTCTGCCTTTAAAATCCATCTTTCTATTATACGCGATTTATCTCATTATTTCAATGGCCTGGTCAACCGACTTGGGCGCTTCCCTTTCCGGCTTAATTTACTTTTTGGCCCCCTTAGCTATCTATATTATAGCTTATTGCTATTTTTCCAGCCACCAAGGCCTAGTTAAAATTATTTTTGCCTGCCTGGCTTCCGCCCTAATGCCGGCCATCCTCGCTTTCTCGCAAATAGCCAATAAAGAATATTTCTTTGAGCCGGATTCAAGTTTGGGCAGGCTAGCCGGCCCGTTTGTCCATCCTAATTTATTCGGCTTATACTTATTTGTCATTCTCGGCCTTGCCCTTTCTTATTTCTTGGCGAAAAAAAATAAAAGCTTAAAAAATAATCTTTTTCTTTTTCTCTTCGCGGCTGCCACTGCTATCATGCTAGTTTTAACTTATTCCCGCGTTTCCTGGACCTGCCTGGCTTTATCCTTTCTGATTTTTGCGGTTATGGCCCGTTGGCTCCTAATTCTTTTGGCAATTTTAACGCCTCTGGCCTTTGTCATCACAGCCATTTTTGAAAGCATCAAGTCGCGGGTGACGGAAATATTTGAAGTATCTTTTTTCAATTCCTGGATAGCCAGAAAAAACATCTGGCATGTTTCGCTCGGGGAAATTATAAAGAAGCCGATTTTCGGCCATGGCGTCGGCACTTCGGAAATCGTAATTGAGGGAGCGAAAAACTGGCGCGGCGGCACTTCCCTGCCCCATAATGACTTTCTCCTTTACGGACTGGAGTTGGGATCTCTAGGCATCCTTTTCTTCTTAAGCTACACCATCGGCGCTGTTTACTATGCCGGAAAAACTTATCTTTGCCTGCCTAACGAAAATACACAGATAAATGTCTTCGGCCAAAAAATAGAAATAAATTTTAAAATTCTGGCTTACGGGGTTTTAACGATAATTCTGTCTTTAATTTTAGCCAGCTTCTTTGAATCCGCATCCCGCGGCCTGGTCACCCAGATTATACTCTGGTCGGTTTTGGGCGGCCTTTTCGGCCTAAAAAAAACAAGGGCAATGTAG